A single Glycine max cultivar Williams 82 unplaced genomic scaffold, Glycine_max_v4.0 scaffold_162, whole genome shotgun sequence DNA region contains:
- the LOC100779555 gene encoding uncharacterized protein, whose amino-acid sequence MCWFLLIVFLSLTYGSLSKASYDKKLPSAIVVGTVYCDTCFQHNFSLRSHFISGASVAVKCKVGKSVPSFNKEVKTNENGEFKVQLPFKVWKQVKRIKGCTFKLISSNESHCSIASVDTSSSVNLKAIKQGEHIFSAGLFSFKPIKKPNFCNQKPSVPNSKAHVKNEFLPNIDPSFPPIPFLPPIPFLPPNPFLPPNPLLPAPTPFLPPQVTNPLQPLSPPPLFPPV is encoded by the exons ATGTGTTGGTTTCTCCTAATTGTGTTTCTTAGTCTCACATATGGTAGTCTTTCAAAGGCTAGCTACGACAAGAAGCTTCCTTCTGCTATTGTGGTTGGCACTGTCTACTGCGACACATGTTTTCAACATAATTTCTCTTTAAGAAGCCATTTCATTTCAG GTGCCTCAGTGGCTGTAAAATGCAAAGTTGGGAAATCAGTACCAAGTTTCAATAAAGAAGTGAAGACAAATGAGAATGGTGAATTCAAAGTGCAACTACCATTCAAAGTGTGGAaacaagtaaagagaatcaagGGATGCACTTTCAAATTGATAAGTAGCAATGAGTCTCATTGTTCTATTGCCTCAGTTGATACCTCTTCTTCAGTGAATCTCAAGGCAATAAAACAAGGAGAACACATATTCTCAGCTGGGTTATTCTCATTCAAGCctataaaaaaaccaaacttTTGCAACCAAAAACCAAGCGTTCCAAATTCAAAGGCACATGTGAAAAATGAATTCCTTCCTAATATAGACCCTTC GTTTCCTCCAATCCCATTCCTACCCCCAATCCCATTTCTCCCCCCAAATCCATTTCTCCCTCCAAATCCACTTCTCCCAGCTCCAACCCCATTTCTACCTCCCCAAGTTACTAATCCATTGCAACCATTAAGCCCACCACCACTCTTCCCCCCAGTATAA
- the LOC121174514 gene encoding secreted RxLR effector protein 161-like, with amino-acid sequence MADSKPISTPLTGKEKLSTMIKVQAQADQDYMSKVPYSSVVGSLMYAMVCTRPDLAYAITMVSRFLNQPQKEHWKAVKRIFRYLKGTADVGLIYGSHSYCCLTGYSDANFAVDLVKRKSLTGYAYTLGGCLVSWKATLQPFVALSTTEAEYMTLTEAAKEGIWLRGLINDLGINQEYANIYCDSLSAIYMAKDQVHHDRTKHIDVRYHFIRSERRIKVHKINTLHNPANIFTKLVPKSKFDHCLSLLNVDCWG; translated from the coding sequence ATGGCTGATTCTAAACCTATCAGTACTCCCCTTACAGGAAAAGAGAAGTTGTCTACTATGATAAAGGTTCAAGCTCAGGCTGATCAGGACTATATGTCAAAGGTTCCATACTCAAGTGTTGTTGGCAGTCTCATGTATGCCATGGTCTGCACTAGACCTGACCTTGCTTATGCTATTACCATGGTTAGTAGGTTCTTAAACCAACCTCAGAAGGAACATTGGAAGGCTGTGAAGAGAATTTTCAGATATCTTAAAGGGACTGCAGATGTAGGTTTGATCTATGGATCTCACTCATATTGCTGCCTCACAGGCTATTCTGATGCAAATTTTGCTGTTGATCTTGTCAAGAGAAAGTCCCTAACAGGGTATGCTTACACCCTTGGTGGCTGCTTGGTGAGTTGGAAGGCAACACTTCAACCTTTTGTTGCCCTCTCAACTACTGAGGCTGAATATATGACTCTTACTGAAGCTGCAAAGGAAGGAATTTGGCTAAGAGGTCTGATAAATGATCTCGGTATTAATCAAGAGTATGCTAATATCTACTGTGATAGCCTTAGTGCTATATACATGGCCAAGGATCAGGTTCATCAtgatagaaccaagcatatagatgtTAGATATCACTTCATTCGGTCAGAAAGAAGAATCAAAGTTCATAAGATCAACACTCTGCACAATCCTGCTAATATTTTCACAAAGCTAGTTCCAAAGAGCAAGTTTGATCACTGCTTAAGCTTGCTCAATGTTGATTGTTGGGGTTAA